The genome window tttatttgtgtgaacTGCTAATAAGTGTAATGTGGGTTTAAGATGTCTgccctttttgttgtttttccttatcCTTCTCAACTTCATTagcaatgcaaaacaaacattttctaattACCCCACTTCTATTGAGCAATTTAAGAAAGCTTGTAGGTGaacatttgttttggtctcAGTTAAGGTCTgatatctctctgtctctacaggcTTTGGGATGACGACGCCTGTGACGGTTGCAGGGAAGGTGTTCCTGATCTTTTATGGGCTTCTGGGCTGCGCTGCCACCATCCTCTTCTTTAACCTCTTCCTGGAGCGCATCATCACACTGCTGGCCGTGGTGATGAAGGCTGTGAGAGAGCGTCGAATCAGGAACAGTGGTCTACTCCCACCGGGCATCCGTCATGACTTCTCAGCCTACTCCCTCCCCGGCTGGAAGCCATCCGTGTACCACGTGATGCTGATTCTCGGCCTGTCAGCAATCACTATCTCCTGCTGTGCGTCAGCCATGTACACCCCCGTGGAGGGGTGGGCTTACTTAGACTCGCTATACTTCTGCTTTGTTACGTTCAGCACCATCGGATTTGGGGATTTTGTTAGCAGCCAGGGCGCGGCTTACAAATACCAAAGCCTTTACAGGGTGGCCAACTTCTTCTTCATGCTAATGGGTGTGTGTTGCATCTACTCGCTTTTCAATGTTATCTCTATTGTCATTAAGCAGGTGCTCAACTGGATTCTGGAGAAAATGAGCTGCTTGTTTTGCCAACGCTGCAATAAAGCCACCGTACTCCTTGGCAGACGAAACGCAATCCGCCCAGGCTCCAAGGGTCGCCAGGGCCGGCCTGGTCAGTTGCCTGACTCTGATGGACCTTGTGATAGTGATACAGAGGGACGCAGACTCTCAGGGGAGATGATCTCAATGAAAGACTTGGCAGCCTCTAACAAGGTGTCGCTGGCCATCATGCAGAAGCAGCTGTCTGAGTCGGCAAACGGATATCCCAGGACAGTGTGTGGAAGCTCACGCCATAATGGTTTCTCTGGGGGGGTTGGAGCTCTCGGTATCATGAACAACAGGCTGGCAGAAACAAGTAACTCCAGGTAGAGGACACAAGAAGTATTGGAGGATTTGATTCTCAAACTGTCACACTCTCTGAGGTTAATCGCCATAGAAAAACTACTTTTAAGATGGATTGCCAATGTAACTTGTCATGCATCATACATATGATTTTTTGGACACTTTTGGTTGGCATTACAAGCCTGTGGTGTCAAAACAGGTAATGATGGTGGTGTTttcagtgatgatgatgatgatgatgatgatgatgatgatgatgatgatgatgatgatgatgatgatgatgatgatgaagagagagaacCACTGAGTCAACAAATAAGCATACAATGATCTGGGAATCACCTATTGACCATTACGTTAACCTCAACCCCAACCCAGAACAAATCACTGAAATGTCAGTGTTATCTGCTGAGGTCTGTTATACGTGCTCAATATATCAGACCTTGACAACTGAAATGTTGTGCAGTAAAGGAGCCAAGGGAAGCATACAGTGCAATCTTCAATATTTTGGGCTTTTGCCAGTTTCTTTGAATGTACATATTGAATGCTGAGTTAAACATGACAAGTGTATCCACTGAATGACATAGCACATACTGATCTATGCATTTTACTGCTCATGCATTTTTTGCACCATTTCTAGACCTTCCATTGATTGTGCAAACTCCATTCCTTTCTTGACACAAGTCAAGTTTTACCCTCAGGTGATTGATTCCATTTCTGGGGGCGAGTGTGGAAAGTGGCTATAGGCACGGCTGTGATGTAGCTGATTTGTCAATGCTGTTGGGAAGGAGAATTTACAGGGCCACTAATGGCCTATAAAGTTTTAAAATCCTTAAGATGGAGAAAAGAGTAGAGAAAATCCATTCCTCGTGAGAGAGGAGCTGTCCTTATCAGCTCAGAAAATGCTTCGGCGGCCAAAGACTTTGACTTGAAGGGTAAGGAAAAGCACCATgcaactctttctctctccatttttAAGCTTACAGCTGTCTGCTAGGAACACAAGTGATAAAGGATGGCAATGTATTAATTACCCTTTGAATGCAGAATGTatgtattatgtttttgtaaaaacagaataaatgagaaataagtttcagtttgtttgaAGTCAAATATAAGGGAGGGGGAAAGGGAGGAGAAATGTGGATGGTTTTATCCTGTGGGCACAATATGTTAAATGATGCAGATTAAAGGAGGCCAGGTCAAGTTGTTCTGATTCTGTAGTGGAAAACAAACCCATAAGAATACCCTGGCttccattgattttttttatttggtagAGATTTCCTCTTTCCAGCTAATGGTTATTTTTTTGCAGATAAAGATTATTTCTGTGAACTTGATTCAAAAGCATGCAGAGGTTGATTTTACTCACTTTCAGTGTAAAGGTGTAGACGAGGTGTAATGGATGGAGGATGTTGGACGAGGATGCGATACGTTGTCAGTCGTTGCGATCGATGTCCTAGTTGCTGGCAACTATCTCTTCCAAGGCATCTGTGATTTCAAGCCGTGTAATGTTTGTTTGATGTCAGTAAACAGCAAGGCAGAGGAGACGTTGATAGTTAACCTGTCCAGGAGGCGGTGATGAAATGAGAAAACTATAGAGGGGGGCATTGACAGCAATAGAGGTGTTTAAAATTCATGTCCAATCCAAATACGCGCCCTCTAAACCAAGAGCGTTACCTTCCTTTGCGTCCATCTTCAACATCCAATATCCTCCCAGGCCACTAAGCTCTCTTTTCAGTCATCTCTGCattcacttcacacacactgcaccaaaACCATCCTGCCTCCTATATCCCGCACATCTCAGCTCTCCCCTCACGCTCATCACCCTTGCACTGTGAATACTACAATGAGACATGCCATAGTATATTATAGTATAATGTCTTAAAAAGTCCTTTTACAATAATGCTTGCATTGGATCTGGGTCTATCCTTGATTGATTTTCATCCTGGTTTTGCATAGATCTGAATAATTTCCTTTACCCCCCAGTGACACTTAGAACAATAGAGAAAATGACTCAGGTAGATATATTCAGGCTTGTCTTAGTGTTTCCTGCATGCCATTATGGTAAAGCCATACAAGATAGCTGTATATAAAACAGAGTCtctaaagtatatttttttacatatagCTTTCTGATATCTAAATGTGAATGATTGAATAAGTCACTGTCTCATGTCTTTAACACAGTCGGTCAGCAGATTGATACACCATAGAGAACTTAACTACCCACTAAAAACATGGATACAAGGGTTACAATGTGAACACAGGTTTTCCAGATACTAAAAAGTAGATTGATATATTGGGAAATATGCAGATTGGTATTCACTCCTTTGCGGAAATTTAGATGAGACAATTGATATCACTCTCACGCGTGTAAAGGAAATATGGTTAGGTTAACGTTGCTTAGCATAAAACTGATACCAGCTAGTTCTGAGTAGTTCTTAATGTGATGTCTCTTTGTTGATATAACACCTAATTGAAGAGCTTAAGATATGCTATAGTAGTTGGAATGTTGTTATCAATGGACATCCAGGCTGTTTTCCCCCTTCCCAGTTTTTGGGCAAAGCTAAACTAGCTTGGCTATGCTTACTTGACTTTATTGACTTCCTGGAGTCTCTGCTAGTTACGCTGTTACTGTCGCTGCCCTTTTAAAACAGAGAGTTTTAGAGATGTAACATTTTATAGAGAGCTTTCCAGGCAGGCTAGCCGTTTCTTGTACTTATCCAATGCCAAGCTAAGAAGCTACATCTTCATGGCTCTACCAGTCCGCATATCTAGCTGActaattattacattacatcttctttgtttcttttgaaataaaaaacaggaagcCTAggttgaaacaaaaaaatgatttatgacTAGCTTTACCCCCTTTTCCCCTCAGCCAACAACCTTCAGTGCTGTATGATAAAGACAAAGTAGAATGGGAAAAAAACGTATTCTTGAGGCTACAAGATTTATACAAGCTGTAGCTCCATGTTAACCACTTCGATGTGAGAGTGGTACATCTTAGCAAGagtgtatttcccaaaatgtcaattTATCATCATTATATTAAAAGCTCTCAACAGAGTAGCTCATGAGCAGCGGAGTGAGCTTACTATGGGTGGGGATGTGAACATTTGAAGCAGGGTTTATGTGTTGCCCCACTGTTAGCCTTGCAGGCAAATAGAAAGTGTCAAACCCCGGGACATTTTAGAAGGAGTATGGCATGCTGTAGCAAATGACATACTGTAGAATGAATTCAATGCTATTGTAATATGTTATGGGGGACGTGTTGCTGGCACTTCTCAATAATGATTCCTGaatgatgtactgtatgtgaaccTTCATTTTCCCTCTGAGCCTTGAGGTTATAATGGAAGATATTTTAGGTTTgctcaaatattttttaaagcccCTGTAGTCATTAGGGTCTAGCAAGCTGCACTGAATCCTTTAACCCTTGACAAggagcatgtgtgtatgtatgcatttgtgttttcacCTGCTGTGTAAAGGATTGGAAAAGAGAATTTATTAAAGGACTGTGATATGTTATTTGAAATGCTTCCGTAGAGTCCCCCAGAAGGTATTCAACTTATAAtatcaattcaaatgtttatttacttAAGCCTAAAACATATCAAGCTTTAAAGAAActacatataatatatagagTAATGTTTGATCACCTAAAATGCATGCATGGCTTGAAATCAATTGCCTTACTTTAGTGCTTACTAAAAAGAAACTCCATATTGAAAAGATTATAGTGTGTAGAGCTTGTGTTGTACTATACAATCCTTTTGCATTTTGCTTTTGCAAAATTGATCTCCATTTATTACAATGGTTTAAACATCTGTCCACTGTATACTCTGAGGAGGCAGGTGGTCTTAGGATTTGCTATTTGTTATCAGGACAAATGCCTCTAAAATGTGAAATCAATGACTATTCTGTTAAAGTATAATTAATTCCTGTCCCATTCTTGTCCAAAACCAAATTAGTTTTAAACGATGCAACATTTCCAAGCCCACACTATTAATATGGGTGACCATAGCAGACTTGGATCACAGCGCTGCATGATTTGCAGAAAAGTTGTGTAAGCAGTATGAATCCCTAATCTCACTAGCAGTGTTTATTTGAGTCAACACATATTGTACATTATACACGCAGGAAAATCTACCCTGTAGTCAACACCACTTTGATTGTAAAATAGGTCCATTAAAATGTCATGCTCCATAGCCATACCAAGGCCCAtaataaaacagtttgtttGAAATAAGCAGAGACTGCTGATGTTTTTACTGATGATTTTGAAGGCTGTCGATGGTGCTAATAGCATTATCATTTATTCAGCAAAGCTTCTTTGTGATCACAGTATGGTACATAACACTGTGATCACTCCAGTGTCCTCTGAAGAAGAGTGCATGAATGCTTTTGTATTTAGAGACTGTTAAAGCTGCTCGTTTCagcaacaaaatgtatttaaattaatttggcTGGAGCACAAGCGGTAAACAGCTGAGAGGTTTGGAAACCGAATTATGTATTACTGCTCTGCTTGGCTGCTCTTGATCTTGAACAAGAGTCACATTGTTGGCCATGATCTGGAGCTTGATTTCTAAATTCGCAGGATGTGTgcctgatgtttttttttaattaagactGATGGTATGGAGCCACAAACTACATTCAGAtcttaatataaaacatttctaagGTGTCTGATCCACAGTAATGCTGACCTTCGGGTTTATCAACAGAATTATACACCTTGTCGTGTGTCTTATGTTGCTTGCATCGTGGTGTAACATCCAGTTAATGTATGCAAATGATTTCTGTTTGCAAGTTGCACATTTATACCAATGAttgtacttttatatttatgtaaataaaagtaaaacctATATGAAACAAAGGGGT of Eleginops maclovinus isolate JMC-PN-2008 ecotype Puerto Natales chromosome 22, JC_Emac_rtc_rv5, whole genome shotgun sequence contains these proteins:
- the kcnk12 gene encoding potassium channel subfamily K member 12: MMSGQRLQGCRSLHLNEDNGRFVLLAVLIILYLLCGAAVFSAIERPSELRAHGRWHGTLINFSETFNISLQELNTFLREYEAAIAAGIRADALRPRWDFTGAFYFVGTVVSTIGFGMTTPVTVAGKVFLIFYGLLGCAATILFFNLFLERIITLLAVVMKAVRERRIRNSGLLPPGIRHDFSAYSLPGWKPSVYHVMLILGLSAITISCCASAMYTPVEGWAYLDSLYFCFVTFSTIGFGDFVSSQGAAYKYQSLYRVANFFFMLMGVCCIYSLFNVISIVIKQVLNWILEKMSCLFCQRCNKATVLLGRRNAIRPGSKGRQGRPGQLPDSDGPCDSDTEGRRLSGEMISMKDLAASNKVSLAIMQKQLSESANGYPRTVCGSSRHNGFSGGVGALGIMNNRLAETSNSR